One segment of Primulina tabacum isolate GXHZ01 chromosome 14, ASM2559414v2, whole genome shotgun sequence DNA contains the following:
- the LOC142524135 gene encoding ENHANCER OF AG-4 protein 2-like isoform X3, whose product MNESHCKTEINGLGELGSRLEHCLLRQGEIECQDINPYLSGGVDRNLSTCVSSGKISKISKDLTNLPSNVKKECSGNVKADRRHSDSGRSELANGPQKKLAMGSKKKPEGTVHKNSSSAVPHEYTGDRMQIKFSSDSNTKVSSTGNSKSVLIVGEEKRVAVDKTHCDSKDNRRVDAEINLEQSEVISRKRMKTQHGSEKHAFQSSVTTCPAKMPKCTDIGNDGSMSRSQRNRKNDSRSPNVLDGKMSDIELKRSTSDGIPQSQQPSRIQINNESDHFSDEDGLPPPNRHRRAFEVMPSSATASESKLGGSALHKNDSVRPNKVRSPVTQLPSKRRAVRLYDDDDDEMPKTPVHEGFTNKVSVTPRAPDSNSKKKSVVHGESCVNDQMFSRDRGTTDDRSKEHAQYARVLNKAPSPNFQLGLVKMAGELSAAHISSSLSHKDDEKLPSMEIRPVSATPEKFPRSITGARPLAEQQIINFSKEPGNVSQKKAPAGGNIILPTASDRLTSSPHEVIVDRSNPASSREKRNAAVKSDSRINDSSLMLGHPNKNFAPVHERVDVFKHDETSSSINAKIPESVMSMKHLIAAAQARKREAHLQSSFGFLFPLLDNESELHRKSPSPAPDTTVFESSNTQPDVQGLRSISPSADVHHLSSTSQHENEVLEERMLSSADHAIGDPLSGGTEAAVARDAFEGMIETLSRTKESIGRATRLAIDCAKYGIANEVVELLICKLENEPSLHHRVDLFFLVDSITQCSHSQKGIAGSSYIPTVRAALDRLIGAAAPPGAGAEENRRQVRKVLRLWIERKILPESVLRRYVDDIGVVNDDTSTGLLLHRPSRAERAIDDPLREMEGMFVDEYGSNATFQLPGLLSSRVFEEEDEEEDSLQTDFCKEIADTSPSERSPVIRDPENCTVTPSDRRHRILEDVDGELEMEDVSGHQKDEKLLFTDSTFEVASLEPNLDGIFTSASNKNAQWLPSPEDSPPLPPGSPPVTPPLPTSPPPPPSPLPLSTPPPPPLPPTPLSEQQLFPPLPIGPPPPVRCHQSLPPQPALMSQHMPSLPSSISTSSTLAFQPPPVLHEIGGTLTGNQHAHMVSSTQGFHIDASVRSEALSQQSSCFPPAGVGKEVEDNGFYSSRTVEYRQCDAYMNLQSSQHRQLPGSAPFAHRPLHPEPPPQHPPTHFSYPKSSVQQHQYPPYLLPNFSDCSRRYGADESWRMQVNEFSDSLHVGWMSAGRSCSGPPYPQEGYFEPPQERPHINAVNFQPPAPNSVAAAMQISVHGPPVIPGRPDMSAVNWRPA is encoded by the exons ATGAATGAATCACACTGCAAAACAGAGATCAATGGTCTGGGTGAGCTGGGCTCTAGGCTAGAGCATTGTTTACTAAGACAAGGTGAGATTGAATGTCAAGATATAAACCCTTACTTGTCAGGTGGAGTGGATCGTAATTTATCTACATGTGTATCTTCAGGAAAGATTAGTAAGATTTCTAAAGATCTTACTAATCTACCTTCCAATGTTAAGAAGGAATGCTCTGGTAATGTGAAAGCGGATCGTAGGCATTCCGATAGTGGCCGGAGTGAATTGGCAAATGGCCCGCAAAAGAAGCTGGCAATGGGATCGAAGAAGAAACCTGAGGGTACAGTGCACAAGAATAGTAGTTCTGCTGTACCTCATGAGTATACTGGGGACAGAATGCAAATAAAGTTTTCTTCAGATAGCAATACAAAGGTGTCATCTACAGGTAATTCaaaatcagttttaattgtAGGCGAGGAAAAAAGAGTTGCGGTGGATAAAACACACTGTGACTCCAAAGATAATAGACGGGTGGATGCTGAAATAAATTTGGAGCAAAGTGAAGTTATCTCCAGGAAAAGGATGAAGACCCAACATGGATCTGAAAAACATGCTTTTCAGAGTAGTGTGACTACATGTCCTGCCAAAATGCCAAAATGTACTGACATTGGAAATGATGGTAGCATGTCAAGATCGCAAAGAAACAGGAAAAATGATTCCAGAAGTCCTAATGTTCTTGATGGAAAAATGAGTGATATAGAACTCAAGAGGTCAACATCAGATGGGATACCCCAGAGTCAGCAGCCCTCCAGAATACAAATAAATAACGAGTCAGATCATTTTTCTGATGAAGATGGTCTTCCCCCACCTAACCGTCATCGCAGAGCATTTGAGGTAATGCCTAGTTCTGCTACGGCTTCTGAAAGTAAATTAGGAGGTTCTGCATTACACAAAAATGACTCGGTACGTCCTAACAAAGTTCGATCTCCAGTTACACAATTGCCCTCAAAACGAAGAGCTGTCCGACTATAcgacgacgacgacgacgaAATGCCCAAAACTCCAGTTCATGAAGGATTTACCAATAAGGTTTCTGTTACTCCACGTGCACCAGATTCTAATTCTAAAAAGAAAAGTGTTGTGCATGGTGAGAGTTGTGTCAATGATCAAATGTTTTCTAGAGATAGAGGAACTACCGATGATCGTTCAAAGGAACATGCACAATATGCTCGAGTATTGAACAAAGCTccatctccaaattttcagcTAGGCTTGGTGAAGATGGCTGGAGAATTATCAGCTGCACATATATCTTCTAGTTTATCCCACAAAGATGATGAAAAATTACCCTCTATGGAGATTAGACCAGTTTCTGCTACCCCTGAAAAGTTTCCCCGGTCTATCACTGGTGCCAGACCATTAGCTGAACAGCAGATCATTAACTTCAGCAAGGAACCTGGCAATGTTTCTCAGAAGAAAGCTCCTGCAGGAGGCAACATAATTCTTCCTACTGCTTCTGACAGATTAACTTCATCTCCACACGAAGTGATAGTTGATAGAAGTAATCCAGCTTCTTCTCGAGAGAAAAGGAATGCTGCTGTGAAGTCAGATTCAAGGATCAACGATTCTTCTCTCATGCTGGGACACCCTAATAAGAACTTTGCCCCAGTTCATGAAAG GGTGGATGTTTTTAAACATGACGAAACGAGTTCTTCGATTAATGCAAAAATTCCAGAGTCTGTCATGTCCATGAAACATCTCATAGCTGCTGCTCAGGCTAGAAAAAGAGAAGCTCACTTACAGAGTTCTTTTGGATTTCTTTTTCCACTTTTGGATAATGAATCTGAATTGCACAGAAAAAGCCCAAGCCCTGCCCCTGATACCACGGTCTTTGAATCAAGCAACACGCAACCGGATGTACAAGGGTTACGTTCCATTTCTCCTTCTGCTGATGTTCACCATCTTTCATCGACTAGTCAACATGAAAATGAAGTTCTTGAGGAGAGAATGTTGAGTTCCGCCGATCATGCAATTGGGGATCCTTTAAGCGGAGGTACTGAAGCGGCTGTTGCTCGTGATGCTTTTGAAGGGATGATAGAGACATTGTCAAGGACCAAAGAAAGCATTGGGCGTGCAACTCGTCTTGCAATTGATTGTGCAAAGTATGGGATTGCCAATGAG GTTGTAGAACTTCTCATCTGTAAGCTGGAAAACGAGCCAAGTCTTCATCACAGAGTGGATCTGTTTTTCTTAGTTGATTCAATAACCCAGTGTTCTCATAGTCAGAAAG GAATAGCAGGTTCCTCTTATATTCCTACTGTTCGAGCAGCTTTGGACCGTCTCATTGGTGCTGCTGCCCCACCTGGTGCAGGTGCAGAGGAGAACCGTCGGCAAGTTCGTAAG GTCTTGCGATTATGGATTGAGAGGAAAATCTTGCCAGAGTCTGTTCTTCGCCGCTACGTTGATGATATTGGAGTAGTAAATGATGATACATCCACTGGGCTTTTACTACATCGGCCTTCCCGAGCTGAGAGAGCTATTGATGATCCTCTCAGAGAAATGGAAGGCATGTTCGTGGATGAATATGGGAG CAATGCTACATTTCAGTTACCTGGATTATTATCATCTCGTGTctttgaagaagaagatgaagaggagGATAGTTTGCAAACAGATTTCTGcaaagaaattgctgatacatcACCATCTGAACGTTCTCCTGTGATAAGAGATCCTGAGAATTGCACCGTTACTCCAAGTGACAGACGACACCGGATTTTGGAGGATGTTGATGGTGAGCTTGAAATGGAAGATGTTTCAGGACACCAAAAGGATGAAAAACTGTTGTTTACTGATTCCACTTTTGAAGTTGCTTCACTCGAGCCGAACTTAGATGGGATCTTTACATCAGCTTCAAACAAGAATGCTCAGTGGCTGCCTTCTCCTGAGGATTCTCCCCCATTGCCTCCTGGTTCTCCTCCTGTAACACCACCTTTACCTACTTCACCACCTCCGCCCCCCTCACCTCTCCCCTTATCAACACCCCCACCCCCACCCCTACCCCCAACACCTTTGTCAGAGCAACAGCTATTTCCTCCATTACCCATTGGTCCTCCTCCACCAGTGCGTTGTCATCAATCATTGCCACCTCAACCTGCACTAATGTCCCAACACATGCCTTCGCTGCCATCCTCAATTTCAACTTCTTCAACATTAGCTTTTCAACCCCCTCCTGTATTGCATGAAATTGGTGGCACACTGACC ggAAATCAGCATGCCCATATGGTTTCGAGTACTCAAGGATTTCATATTGATGCATCTGTCAGGAGTGAAGCATTGTCCCAGCAATCTTCTTGTTTTCCTCCCGCTGGGGTTGGTAAAGAAGTAGAAGATAATGGTTTTTATTCATCAAGGACTGTGGAATATAGACAGTGCGATGCATATATGAATCTCCAATCATCGCAACACAGGCAATTGCCTGGTAGTGCACCTTTTGCGCATAGGCCTTTGCATCCTGAACCCCCACCTCAACACCCACCTACTCATTTTTCTTATCCAAAATCCTCAGTCCAGCAACATCAGTATCCCCCTTACTTGCTGCCAAATTTTTCGGACTGTTCGAGGAGGTATGGTGCAGATGAATCATGGAGGATGCAAGTAAATGAGTTTTCTGATTCTCTGCATGTTGGGTGGATGTCAGCAGGGAGATCATGTTCAGGTCCTCCTTATCCTCAAGAAG gctatTTTGAACCGCCTCAAGAAAGGCCTCACATAAATGCTGTTAATTTTCAACCCCCTGCCCCAAATTCTGTGGCAGCTGCTATGCAAATATCAG TTCATGGTCCCCCAGTGATACCCGGCAGACCGGACATGTCTGCAGTCAATTGGAGACCAGCATGA